One window of the Populus nigra chromosome 4, ddPopNigr1.1, whole genome shotgun sequence genome contains the following:
- the LOC133692767 gene encoding vacuolar iron transporter homolog 1-like, translated as MASNQTSLNDAKFALPINDVEQQATLEIETEDFDYSKRAQWLRAAVLGANDGLVSTASLMMGVGAVKQDIKVMILTGFAGLVAGACSMAIGEFVSVHSQLDIELAQMKREKERRNNGGKEEQEEGENKESLPNPLQAAAASALAFSVGALVPLLAASFIRGYKVRLGVVVAAVTLALLIFGWIGAVLGKAPTVKSSLRVLVGGWLAMAITFGLTKLIGSSGL; from the coding sequence ATGGCTAGCAACCAAACATCCCTCAATGATGCCAAATTTGCTCTCCCTATTAATGATGTTGAGCAACAAGCGACCTTAGAGATTGAAACCGAAGACTTTGACTACTCAAAACGAGCACAATGGCTACGAGCTGCAGTACTTGGAGCCAATGATGGTTTGGTCTCCACCGCATCATTGATGATGGGTGTGGGGGCTGTGAAACAAGACATTAAGGTCATGATACTAACCGGGTTTGCCGGTTTGGTAGCTGGGGCTTGTAGCATGGCAATAGGTGAGTTTGTGTCTGTCCACTCACAACTAGATATTGAGTTGGCCCAAatgaagagagaaaaggaaagaagaaataatGGAGGAAAAGAGGAACAAGAAGAGGGAGAGAATAAGGAGAGTTTGCCAAATCCATTGCAAGCAGCTGCAGCTTCAGCTCTTGCCTTTTCAGTTGGTGCATTAGTGCCATTGCTAGCTGCTTCTTTCATAAGAGGGTACAAGGTGAGGCTAGGAGTTGTGGTTGCGGCAGTGACCTTGGCTTTGCTGATCTTTGGGTGGATAGGGGCTGTGTTGGGAAAGGCTCCAACTGTTAAGTCATCACTTAGGGTTTTGGTTGGAGGATGGCTGGCTATGGCTATCACCTTTGGTCTTACCAAGTTGATTGGATCAAGTGGACTGTGA